In Candidatus Methanomethylophilus alvi Mx1201, a genomic segment contains:
- a CDS encoding FAD-dependent oxidoreductase — translation MARKIIVIGSGAAGMSAASSARNADPEAEITVFTEDTDVAYSPCMIPWVLEGKSDWDGMIMHTPEWYAKERNIKILTQTKVEHAVNDRAKDGTVTKNIVAGGKTYEYDSLILATGGKVFIPPIEGTDLPGVFVVRTVNDGKAIESYLKKSDKVVIAGAGVIGLELALSLVNIGKDVTVIEMMDQVIPRIADKDMADPMQAYLESKGVKFVMKAPVQAVKGNGKVESVESLGKSYPCDMVIFATGVRANTDIAKELGLDIGQLGALAVAPTLQCYRKGRLCPDIFACGDVIQCQSAVYSGPTMSQLGSSAVKEGRVAGANAAGQKSQFGPVMSPWVSVIGDKQIAGTGMSLGLASWYGVSTVTGKAAGLTRARYYPGAKEMTVKVIGDKNTHRIIGAQIIAGEDATGRIDWMTAAIASGATAEQFLVDAENAYCPPTSQVRDVVISAVEDLAKNLKQ, via the coding sequence ATGGCAAGAAAAATCATCGTCATCGGATCGGGTGCGGCAGGCATGTCTGCCGCATCTAGCGCTAGAAATGCAGATCCCGAGGCAGAGATCACAGTTTTCACAGAGGATACCGACGTAGCATACTCCCCCTGCATGATTCCCTGGGTCCTCGAGGGCAAGTCCGACTGGGACGGCATGATCATGCACACACCCGAATGGTATGCGAAGGAAAGGAACATCAAGATCCTAACGCAGACCAAAGTGGAACACGCCGTCAACGACAGGGCGAAGGACGGTACCGTGACCAAGAACATCGTCGCAGGAGGTAAGACCTACGAGTACGACTCCCTCATCCTGGCCACCGGAGGAAAGGTGTTCATCCCCCCGATAGAGGGGACCGACCTCCCCGGAGTGTTCGTGGTCAGGACCGTCAACGACGGAAAGGCCATCGAGAGCTATCTGAAGAAATCCGACAAGGTCGTAATCGCCGGAGCGGGCGTCATAGGTCTCGAACTCGCCCTGTCCCTCGTCAACATAGGAAAGGATGTGACGGTCATCGAGATGATGGACCAGGTCATACCCAGGATCGCCGACAAGGACATGGCCGACCCCATGCAGGCATACTTGGAATCCAAAGGCGTCAAATTCGTCATGAAGGCCCCCGTACAGGCCGTGAAAGGAAACGGAAAGGTCGAGAGCGTGGAGTCCCTGGGCAAGTCCTATCCTTGCGACATGGTCATCTTCGCGACCGGGGTGCGCGCCAACACGGACATAGCCAAAGAGTTGGGCCTGGACATAGGACAGCTCGGAGCCCTGGCGGTCGCACCCACCCTCCAGTGCTACAGGAAGGGGAGGCTCTGCCCCGACATCTTCGCCTGCGGAGACGTCATACAGTGCCAGTCTGCAGTATACAGCGGACCTACCATGAGCCAGCTGGGTTCATCTGCGGTCAAGGAGGGCAGGGTCGCAGGAGCGAATGCGGCAGGACAGAAGAGCCAGTTCGGCCCGGTCATGTCCCCCTGGGTCTCCGTGATAGGCGACAAACAGATCGCCGGGACCGGCATGTCCCTCGGACTTGCATCCTGGTACGGAGTATCCACCGTGACCGGCAAGGCTGCCGGACTCACACGTGCCAGATATTATCCTGGGGCCAAGGAGATGACGGTAAAGGTCATCGGAGACAAGAATACCCACAGGATAATAGGCGCTCAGATCATCGCAGGGGAGGACGCCACCGGACGCATAGACTGGATGACCGCGGCCATAGCCTCCGGCGCCACCGCGGAACAGTTCCTCGTCGATGCTGAGAACGCATACTGCCCCCCGACCTCCCAGGTCAGGGACGTGGTGATCTCCGCCGTCGAGGACCTTGCCAAGAACCTCAAGCAGTGA
- a CDS encoding C15orf41 family protein: MEYGEYKRLYDGLNGIDDIQRFIDEGYDRRLLETLYTQKVNRMVKKRFHAVKSKAPQMLKAWKKGETICQIADRYNFPPILVAMMIFQQDGCGRKVFWEYVRDPDLLDSPETAAELREATEKDIAYSPDANERNKERGQWGEGLLWKWLDDQGISYQTEADEREDEAHQGKTPDCLLDEPMMFEGKEIHWIESKASFGDAVEFKFNSKKQLIPYTELFGQGIVVYWTGHLDGMECPPGIILEDIRILEKKLERSDDD; encoded by the coding sequence ATGGAATACGGCGAGTATAAGAGGCTCTACGACGGGCTCAACGGGATCGACGACATCCAGCGTTTCATAGACGAAGGATACGACAGACGCCTTCTGGAGACCCTGTACACCCAGAAAGTGAACAGGATGGTCAAGAAAAGGTTCCATGCCGTGAAATCCAAAGCCCCGCAGATGCTCAAGGCCTGGAAGAAGGGAGAGACGATCTGCCAGATCGCCGACCGCTACAACTTCCCGCCGATTCTCGTCGCCATGATGATATTCCAACAGGACGGATGCGGAAGAAAGGTATTCTGGGAGTATGTCCGCGACCCGGACCTTCTGGACAGTCCGGAGACCGCCGCCGAACTTCGCGAGGCGACGGAGAAGGACATAGCATACTCGCCCGACGCCAACGAAAGGAACAAGGAGAGAGGACAATGGGGCGAGGGTCTCCTCTGGAAATGGCTCGACGACCAAGGGATATCCTACCAGACCGAGGCCGACGAACGCGAGGACGAAGCACATCAGGGGAAGACCCCCGACTGTCTCCTCGACGAACCGATGATGTTCGAAGGGAAGGAGATCCACTGGATAGAGAGCAAGGCGTCGTTCGGCGATGCCGTGGAGTTCAAGTTCAACTCCAAGAAACAGTTGATCCCCTACACGGAACTCTTCGGTCAGGGGATCGTAGTCTATTGGACCGGACATCTGGACGGGATGGAATGCCCTCCCGGCATCATCCTGGAGGATATCAGGATCCTCGAAAAGAAACTCGAAAGATCGGACGACGACTGA
- the mptA gene encoding GTP cyclohydrolase MptA, protein MALKCDVQYSRGSTGFKLTKVGVSGVRKPVLIARPGINNPLSNVVNCSIDIFVDLPAAQRGSHLSRNVEVLRAVADESTEKPVSGLENMAVDMVRKLLVKHEYAQNAYVTVTAEYFRPRKTPTGRDTLEMYTLHAGAHGTRDGAIRKTIGVDAVGMTACPCAQETVGELLGVENPGFPMMSHNQRNVCTILLTTGEDQNIEADDLIDLAERSVSTPTFELLKREDEGKVVINAHSNTRFVEDVVRNGLTLIVNNYHDLPDDVEVKVVSDSQESIHKHNAYAERTATMGELREELAQNVPAL, encoded by the coding sequence ATGGCATTGAAGTGTGACGTACAATACAGCAGAGGCTCCACCGGCTTCAAGCTCACCAAGGTCGGTGTCTCCGGGGTACGTAAGCCGGTCCTCATCGCGAGGCCCGGTATCAACAACCCTCTGAGCAACGTCGTGAACTGCTCCATAGACATTTTCGTGGACCTCCCCGCAGCACAGAGGGGATCCCACCTTTCCAGGAACGTAGAGGTCCTCAGGGCCGTCGCCGACGAAAGTACCGAGAAGCCGGTGTCCGGCCTCGAGAACATGGCCGTAGACATGGTTAGGAAGCTTCTCGTGAAACACGAGTACGCTCAGAACGCATACGTCACCGTCACCGCTGAATACTTCAGACCTAGGAAGACCCCTACCGGAAGGGACACCCTCGAGATGTATACGCTCCATGCAGGTGCCCACGGGACCCGTGACGGGGCCATAAGGAAGACCATAGGTGTGGATGCTGTCGGAATGACCGCCTGCCCCTGTGCCCAGGAGACCGTAGGGGAGCTTCTGGGAGTGGAGAACCCCGGTTTCCCGATGATGTCGCACAACCAGAGGAATGTGTGCACCATACTCCTCACCACCGGGGAGGATCAGAACATAGAGGCGGACGACCTCATAGATCTGGCAGAGAGATCCGTATCAACCCCCACCTTCGAACTTCTCAAGAGGGAGGACGAGGGCAAGGTGGTCATAAACGCACACAGCAACACCAGATTCGTCGAGGATGTCGTCAGGAACGGTCTGACCCTCATCGTCAACAATTATCACGACCTGCCGGACGATGTGGAGGTAAAGGTCGTCAGCGATTCCCAGGAGTCCATCCACAAGCACAACGCATATGCGGAGAGGACCGCCACCATGGGTGAGCTGAGAGAAGAGCTGGCGCAGAATGTGCCAGCACTTTGA
- the rnhB gene encoding ribonuclease HII: protein MISCGVDEAGRGPMFGPLVVGAVYCDDDSVLKRIGVKDSKKLSPGQRERMYDEISDSVMHWCVVPISAEDIDSKMKTQSLNMIELDLFVEAVSAYGADTVYADCPDVNTERFGRIMESRLDGRKVVAAHKADALYPVVSAASIMAKVTRDRMLDDLRKEFDVEIGSGYPSDAVTAGFIEKWIKDNGCAPKHTRTSWEPVRKMLSARKTTSLDDW, encoded by the coding sequence ATGATCTCTTGCGGCGTTGACGAGGCCGGCAGAGGGCCGATGTTCGGACCGCTTGTCGTAGGGGCGGTCTACTGCGATGACGATTCCGTATTGAAGAGGATCGGTGTCAAGGATTCTAAGAAACTCTCGCCGGGGCAGCGCGAACGTATGTACGACGAGATATCGGACTCCGTCATGCATTGGTGCGTCGTTCCGATATCCGCGGAGGATATCGACTCCAAGATGAAGACCCAGTCCCTCAACATGATCGAACTGGACCTCTTCGTGGAGGCGGTCTCGGCATATGGGGCGGACACGGTCTATGCGGACTGTCCGGATGTGAATACCGAACGCTTCGGCCGCATAATGGAGTCGAGGCTCGACGGCCGCAAGGTAGTGGCCGCCCACAAGGCGGACGCCCTGTACCCGGTGGTCTCGGCGGCATCCATAATGGCGAAGGTCACCAGGGACCGCATGCTCGACGACCTCCGTAAGGAATTCGACGTGGAGATCGGGTCGGGATATCCGTCCGATGCGGTCACGGCAGGATTCATAGAAAAGTGGATTAAGGATAATGGGTGTGCACCAAAGCATACGCGGACATCGTGGGAGCCTGTCAGGAAGATGCTTTCCGCCCGGAAGACCACGAGCCTCGACGACTGGTGA
- a CDS encoding SCP2 sterol-binding domain-containing protein: MTMEAKIQELIDKCNNKMAENEEMRKEVESLKKVFNFDLDTEKYSMKLENAKIGDFKPEFAEDADVVVTTTPEYFEQLLSGDLRPMRAYITKKITIKGKIQDLMFLKKFF; encoded by the coding sequence ATGACCATGGAAGCCAAGATCCAGGAGCTCATCGACAAGTGCAACAACAAGATGGCCGAGAACGAAGAGATGAGGAAAGAGGTGGAATCCCTCAAGAAAGTCTTCAACTTCGATCTCGACACCGAGAAGTACTCCATGAAGCTCGAGAACGCCAAGATCGGAGACTTCAAACCCGAGTTCGCAGAGGATGCGGATGTCGTCGTCACCACTACGCCCGAATACTTCGAACAGCTCCTGTCCGGGGACCTCAGGCCGATGAGGGCATACATCACCAAGAAAATAACCATCAAAGGGAAGATCCAGGACCTCATGTTCCTGAAGAAGTTCTTCTGA
- a CDS encoding P-II family nitrogen regulator, whose protein sequence is MKMVVAIVRPEKYGEVKDALKDRGVTGMTFTPVTGRGMQAGVKFTNRVGEFMIDEIEKVKIEIVVEDDSKVPCVIDTICQAAKTGRHGDGRIFVLPVESAVRISEWEPEPMKEAQNTEGN, encoded by the coding sequence ATGAAGATGGTGGTTGCTATAGTCCGTCCAGAGAAGTACGGCGAGGTAAAGGATGCCTTGAAGGACAGGGGTGTGACGGGGATGACGTTCACTCCCGTCACCGGCCGCGGAATGCAGGCTGGAGTGAAGTTCACCAACAGGGTCGGGGAGTTCATGATCGACGAGATCGAGAAGGTGAAGATCGAGATCGTCGTCGAGGATGATTCCAAGGTCCCATGCGTAATCGATACCATATGCCAGGCGGCCAAGACCGGCCGTCACGGCGACGGCAGGATATTCGTACTGCCGGTAGAGAGTGCGGTAAGGATCAGCGAGTGGGAACCGGAACCGATGAAGGAGGCGCAGAATACAGAAGGAAATTGA
- a CDS encoding ammonium transporter, translating to MRKSFKMMAAAVMVLATAMVAMVLTSQNSAADTGSADSGSISWIMVSSALVFAMVPGLAFFYGGMLRRQSMSSMIAQTLAAISIMSISWIAVGYSLAFGSDGVIIGNLQHLFFGGLTEEASGGAISTLEFATFQMMFAIVTAALVLGACAERIRFNAIVWFLIMWSVLVYAPMAHWVWGGGWFDQFLTVLDFAGGTVVHICAGVTGLALCIFVGPRLSGTRKARAHSIPFAFLGAMLLWIGWFGFNGGSSALADGTAVHAFFTTQAAGACGMAAWAIVQYIKVGRVGVLGLIAGGISGLVAITPGAAYVGFVESMVIGAVGGALCFMAVRIIRSKTKFDDALDVFGVHGVGGIWGAISTGIFAKSSLAGVDGLIYGGVDLFVGQIVAVLATIVFCFAMSYAIIWLISKFMKVRIPEDEESIGQDIVEHGEPAYL from the coding sequence ATGAGAAAGTCGTTCAAGATGATGGCCGCCGCTGTAATGGTTTTGGCTACAGCGATGGTGGCTATGGTCTTAACATCACAGAACTCCGCCGCGGATACCGGATCGGCGGATTCGGGGAGCATCTCCTGGATAATGGTCAGTTCCGCCCTGGTATTCGCCATGGTCCCTGGGCTCGCCTTCTTCTATGGGGGGATGTTGAGAAGACAGAGCATGTCGTCGATGATCGCGCAGACGCTCGCCGCGATATCCATCATGAGCATCTCCTGGATCGCCGTCGGATATTCCCTGGCATTCGGAAGCGACGGGGTGATAATCGGCAATCTGCAGCATCTGTTCTTCGGAGGACTCACCGAAGAGGCATCCGGAGGGGCGATATCCACATTGGAATTCGCCACGTTCCAAATGATGTTCGCCATAGTGACCGCCGCTCTGGTCCTGGGGGCATGTGCCGAGCGTATACGTTTCAACGCCATTGTCTGGTTCCTGATCATGTGGTCGGTACTCGTCTATGCGCCCATGGCCCACTGGGTCTGGGGAGGGGGATGGTTCGACCAGTTCCTGACCGTCCTCGACTTCGCCGGAGGTACGGTCGTCCACATCTGTGCAGGAGTCACGGGTCTGGCACTTTGCATATTCGTCGGTCCCAGGCTGTCCGGTACACGTAAGGCCCGCGCCCACAGCATCCCGTTCGCATTCCTGGGGGCCATGCTCCTCTGGATCGGATGGTTCGGTTTCAACGGAGGGTCCAGTGCATTGGCCGACGGTACGGCCGTCCATGCGTTCTTCACCACCCAGGCCGCAGGGGCCTGCGGAATGGCCGCATGGGCCATCGTACAATACATAAAGGTAGGGAGAGTCGGAGTGCTGGGTCTTATCGCAGGAGGGATCTCCGGACTGGTCGCCATAACCCCGGGGGCGGCATATGTCGGCTTCGTCGAATCGATGGTCATCGGTGCCGTCGGAGGGGCCCTATGCTTCATGGCGGTCAGGATCATCCGGTCCAAGACCAAGTTCGACGACGCCCTGGACGTGTTCGGTGTCCACGGTGTCGGAGGTATATGGGGAGCGATCTCCACAGGCATATTCGCCAAGTCCTCCCTTGCAGGCGTAGACGGACTCATCTATGGCGGGGTGGACCTGTTCGTCGGACAGATAGTGGCCGTCCTGGCCACCATAGTATTCTGCTTCGCCATGTCATATGCCATCATCTGGCTCATATCGAAGTTCATGAAGGTCCGCATACCCGAGGACGAGGAGTCCATAGGCCAGGATATAGTGGAGCACGGGGAGCCGGCGTATCTTTGA
- a CDS encoding DUF2284 domain-containing protein, giving the protein MPIEDLWNQIVRAKNASDYVFKEISVPKLTPSEASKCRKLCEQNVCKCYGTNWACPPGVGNLGDCMTQIRMYKHAVVIYHRSEVNMKDQDGLKRLSGILQNLLRDFRNLLKENGYPSMCLADGGCNYCGACAYPKECKFPDQRVGSISAYGIMLMEYLEDNGIEFRFEDGYATFYGLVFYNEKDEIAVA; this is encoded by the coding sequence ATGCCGATTGAAGACCTGTGGAATCAGATTGTGCGTGCCAAAAACGCTTCAGACTATGTCTTCAAAGAGATATCCGTCCCCAAACTGACGCCTTCTGAAGCCAGCAAGTGCAGGAAACTATGCGAACAGAACGTCTGCAAATGCTACGGCACCAACTGGGCCTGCCCGCCGGGCGTCGGAAACCTGGGGGACTGCATGACGCAGATCAGGATGTACAAACATGCCGTCGTCATATACCACAGGAGCGAGGTCAACATGAAGGACCAGGACGGCCTCAAGAGACTGTCCGGGATACTGCAGAACCTCCTCAGGGACTTCAGGAACCTCCTCAAGGAGAACGGCTACCCGTCGATGTGCCTGGCCGACGGAGGATGCAACTACTGCGGCGCCTGCGCATATCCCAAGGAGTGCAAGTTCCCGGACCAGAGGGTCGGATCCATAAGCGCATACGGGATCATGCTCATGGAGTATCTGGAGGACAACGGCATCGAATTCCGCTTCGAGGACGGATACGCCACATTCTACGGCCTCGTCTTCTACAACGAGAAGGACGAGATAGCAGTAGCTTGA
- the gatC gene encoding Asp-tRNA(Asn)/Glu-tRNA(Gln) amidotransferase subunit GatC — MDRDVVARVARTAHIKLTDDELERYSKNLADILDYFKVLDEAPDHEGIGVNPIEVSDVLREDVPGQDIDPAELLKDMKTYEGYIRGPKLV; from the coding sequence ATGGACAGAGATGTCGTCGCACGTGTCGCCAGGACAGCGCACATAAAACTTACAGATGATGAACTGGAGAGGTACAGCAAAAACCTCGCAGATATCCTGGATTATTTCAAGGTCCTCGACGAGGCGCCGGACCACGAAGGTATCGGCGTCAACCCGATAGAGGTCTCGGACGTTCTCAGGGAAGACGTCCCGGGACAGGACATAGACCCCGCGGAGCTTCTGAAGGACATGAAGACCTATGAAGGTTACATAAGGGGGCCGAAGCTGGTATGA
- a CDS encoding amidase family protein codes for MSDKDTLSRLKEINSVYGMFHDFGGEWTDDTKFLFSAKDNLTSIGFETCAGSKILEGYRPVFDATAIAKMKAAGGKLVGKTNMDEFGFGTFSANSAFEVPKNPFDLDRSCGGSSGGSACAAAVLEDHVSLGVSTGGSVCCPASFCGTYGIVPTYGRVSRYGLIDYGNSLDKIGLLAMDPHKLSEYLPVISGRDPKDPTSCAQPDLKLEHRKMTSVAVPKEAVEGISDDVLRAFEDALERLKGMGIDVEYVDMPYLKYAMPAYYILATSEASTNLARYCGMRYGHQDGDLTLGFDEYFTSFRTEYFGDEAKRRILLGTYTRMEGFRDRYYAKALQVRLGVIDAYKTQFKDHDAVLTPTMPFVSPRFEDISAMSPVENYKADFLTVPPNLAGTPHLNCPCGYDGNGMPIGMQFVTDHWNEDQLLTMAEEWDKQFDVRHAEVKA; via the coding sequence ATGAGCGACAAGGACACCCTCTCCAGACTCAAGGAGATCAACTCCGTCTACGGCATGTTCCACGACTTCGGCGGGGAATGGACCGACGATACGAAGTTCCTGTTCTCCGCGAAGGACAACCTGACATCGATAGGATTCGAGACGTGCGCAGGTTCAAAGATCCTCGAAGGATACCGTCCCGTATTCGACGCCACCGCCATAGCCAAGATGAAGGCGGCCGGAGGAAAACTCGTCGGGAAGACCAATATGGACGAGTTCGGTTTCGGTACCTTCTCGGCGAATTCCGCTTTCGAAGTCCCCAAGAACCCGTTCGACCTCGACAGGTCCTGCGGAGGGTCTTCCGGGGGATCGGCGTGTGCGGCCGCCGTCCTCGAGGACCATGTATCCCTCGGAGTCTCCACCGGAGGATCCGTATGCTGCCCGGCCAGTTTCTGCGGCACCTATGGGATAGTGCCGACATACGGAAGGGTCTCCAGATACGGCCTTATCGATTACGGGAACTCCCTGGATAAGATCGGACTGTTGGCCATGGACCCGCACAAACTGTCCGAATACCTGCCCGTCATATCCGGCAGGGACCCCAAGGACCCGACCTCGTGCGCACAGCCGGATCTGAAACTGGAACATAGGAAGATGACCTCCGTGGCCGTACCCAAGGAAGCCGTCGAGGGGATATCCGATGACGTCCTGAGGGCGTTCGAAGACGCCCTCGAGAGATTGAAGGGCATGGGAATCGACGTGGAATACGTGGACATGCCCTATCTGAAATATGCCATGCCCGCGTACTACATACTCGCCACCTCCGAAGCGTCCACCAATCTGGCCAGGTACTGCGGGATGAGGTACGGGCATCAGGACGGGGACCTCACCCTGGGATTCGACGAATACTTCACCAGCTTCAGGACGGAGTACTTCGGGGACGAGGCGAAGAGGAGGATACTGCTCGGGACATATACCAGGATGGAAGGGTTCCGCGACAGGTATTACGCCAAGGCCCTCCAGGTGAGGTTGGGCGTCATCGACGCCTACAAGACCCAGTTCAAGGACCATGATGCGGTCCTCACCCCCACCATGCCTTTCGTATCCCCCAGATTCGAGGACATCTCGGCCATGAGTCCGGTGGAGAACTATAAGGCCGACTTCCTGACCGTCCCGCCCAACCTGGCAGGGACCCCTCATCTCAACTGTCCCTGCGGATACGACGGAAACGGCATGCCGATAGGTATGCAGTTCGTGACGGACCACTGGAACGAGGACCAGCTCCTTACCATGGCGGAGGAATGGGATAAGCAGTTCGATGTAAGACATGCGGAGGTGAAGGCATGA
- the gatB gene encoding Asp-tRNA(Asn)/Glu-tRNA(Gln) amidotransferase subunit GatB has protein sequence MKIGLEIHVQLPTKSKMFCSCPTTDAPAPNTHVCPVCLGMPGSRPVLNKQVLVYGIMLAKMLGCKITDTTWFSRKTYFYPDMSKSVQITQYDHPIGEGGVVYLNGKKPIRITRIHLEEDPGKTKRTSDMSSLVDYNRSGIPLAEIVTEPDLATPEEAREFLAQLIADIKHTIDLPENGERSIRCDCNISVGKERCEVKNVTGLKNAETALRYEMIRQIKVLKAGGKIERETRAFDETRGITYGARKKEFEADYGYIDEPDLGIFHIGELARSITIKESPAKMTQRLSAQYGIDGKKAKQLVSTSVDLAQFFERVAEAYGTPNAVKWVCGPVTANWKRFDERNGDIEEVLAVIGKFSDGTITDTECGIELKSVMTGEDVEAAAAGAEDLDKIISAYLDENPQIVSDYGKGNKKAANSAIGFVMKSTGGKYSSSDIVDAVRRIVESRL, from the coding sequence ATGAAGATCGGATTGGAGATACATGTACAGCTCCCCACGAAGTCCAAGATGTTCTGCTCCTGCCCCACCACGGATGCGCCCGCACCCAACACCCACGTGTGCCCCGTGTGTCTGGGAATGCCGGGATCCAGACCCGTCCTCAACAAGCAGGTCCTCGTGTACGGGATAATGCTGGCCAAGATGCTCGGATGCAAGATAACCGACACCACCTGGTTCTCCAGGAAGACATACTTCTATCCCGACATGAGCAAAAGCGTACAGATAACCCAATACGACCACCCCATCGGAGAGGGAGGGGTCGTATATCTGAACGGCAAGAAACCCATAAGGATCACCAGGATCCATCTCGAGGAGGACCCGGGAAAGACGAAGAGGACGTCGGACATGTCGTCACTCGTCGACTACAACCGTTCGGGCATACCCCTGGCGGAGATCGTCACCGAGCCGGACCTCGCCACACCCGAAGAGGCAAGGGAGTTCCTGGCACAGCTGATAGCGGACATCAAGCACACCATCGACCTCCCCGAGAACGGGGAGAGGAGCATCCGCTGCGACTGCAACATCTCCGTCGGCAAGGAGAGGTGCGAGGTCAAGAACGTCACCGGTCTGAAGAACGCCGAGACCGCCCTGCGCTATGAGATGATTAGGCAGATCAAGGTCCTGAAGGCAGGCGGGAAGATCGAGAGGGAGACCCGTGCCTTCGACGAGACCAGAGGCATCACCTATGGTGCCAGGAAGAAGGAGTTCGAGGCGGACTACGGATACATCGACGAGCCAGACCTCGGAATATTCCATATCGGGGAGCTTGCCAGATCCATCACGATCAAGGAATCCCCCGCCAAGATGACCCAGAGACTGTCGGCCCAATACGGGATCGACGGAAAGAAGGCGAAGCAGCTGGTCTCCACATCCGTGGATCTGGCACAGTTCTTCGAGAGGGTCGCGGAGGCATACGGTACGCCTAATGCGGTCAAATGGGTCTGCGGCCCGGTCACCGCCAACTGGAAGAGATTCGACGAGAGGAACGGCGACATCGAAGAAGTCCTCGCCGTCATAGGGAAGTTCTCCGACGGGACCATCACCGACACCGAGTGCGGAATAGAACTCAAGAGTGTCATGACCGGAGAGGATGTAGAGGCGGCGGCCGCAGGAGCGGAGGACCTCGACAAGATCATATCCGCATACTTGGACGAGAACCCGCAGATAGTCAGCGACTACGGCAAAGGTAACAAGAAGGCCGCGAACAGCGCGATAGGATTCGTGATGAAGAGTACCGGAGGCAAGTACTCCTCGTCCGACATAGTCGACGCGGTCAGAAGGATCGTCGAATCGAGACTCTGA
- a CDS encoding sirohydrochlorin chelatase has translation MKTAVLLIAYGTEMPNAGDPATLHSKRIHEQTGYDVRTAYLHHGPSIEDAVHGLLDEDVEMIVAVPFLLSPRSSAAEKIRAELGLCTEKTFGTVRYGGKSAQVVLTGTFGDHQKMRTILVQICDSHDASPRNTSVLLIFHGKKNSSDIQYEERDAEYLRERGYEVSIAYERHQMPDIKNATENLLKSGRDILVIPMFVSPGRHTEETIPRILGLVGRKEKDMDVGGRTIRMMYADEVGMHPDITYILKDRISEALQDSKKK, from the coding sequence ATGAAGACCGCCGTCCTGCTGATAGCATACGGAACGGAAATGCCGAACGCCGGAGATCCCGCAACCCTGCACTCCAAACGCATACATGAACAGACCGGATACGATGTCAGGACCGCATACCTGCATCACGGCCCCAGTATCGAAGATGCGGTCCACGGATTGCTGGATGAAGACGTCGAAATGATCGTGGCGGTCCCCTTCCTTTTATCACCCAGATCCTCTGCGGCAGAAAAGATCAGAGCAGAACTGGGGCTCTGTACGGAAAAGACCTTTGGGACGGTGAGATACGGAGGGAAAAGTGCACAGGTAGTACTGACTGGCACATTCGGCGATCATCAGAAGATGAGGACCATCCTCGTACAGATATGCGACTCCCATGACGCATCTCCGCGCAATACCTCCGTCCTCCTCATATTCCACGGCAAGAAGAATTCCTCCGACATACAATATGAAGAGAGGGATGCGGAATACCTGAGGGAGAGAGGATACGAGGTGTCCATCGCATACGAAAGACATCAGATGCCGGACATCAAGAATGCGACCGAGAACCTCCTGAAGTCTGGACGCGACATCCTGGTCATACCCATGTTCGTATCTCCGGGAAGACATACCGAAGAGACCATACCCCGTATACTCGGGCTCGTCGGCCGGAAGGAGAAAGACATGGACGTCGGCGGCAGGACCATCCGCATGATGTATGCGGACGAGGTCGGGATGCACCCGGATATCACATACATTCTGAAAGACAGGATATCCGAAGCCCTTCAAGACAGCAAGAAGAAATGA